TCGTGGATTCTGGAGCGCGCGTCGCGGAACAACGACGACGCCGAGCCGGCGACCCGCTCCCAGATGCGGCAGCTGATGGCGAAGGTCGACGCACTCGGCGGGAGCCGGCCGCGCGACGCGGACGATCCCCGGGACTGACTCCTCGCCCCCGGGCGTACGAAGAAGGGCCGCGCCCTGAGAGGTGCGGCCCTTCGTCGTGCTGGTCCGTTCAGGACAGGAGCTTGGCCTTCGCGGCCGCGAACTCCTCGTCCGACAGGATGCCCTGCGCGTGCAGGGCGGCCAGCTGCTGGAGCTTGGCCATCATGTCGTCACCGGCAGCGGGCGCGGCCGGCGCCGGAGCGGCGGCCTGGGCGTTCGCGACGGCCTGAGCGGCCGCCGCGTCCATCGCGGCCTGCTGCTGCTGGGCGGCGTACGCGTCCTGCTGGTACTGCTCGTTGGCCTTGTTCTGCTGGTGGCGTGCCACGCTCCCCGACACTGCGGTCGCGGTGCCCGCGACCACGGCCGTGCGTGCCGCCATTCCGACGAGGCCGGGACGGCCCACTCTGCGCATCATGACAGTTCTCCTTACTCGACGTTCTCGGCGAGGAACGCGTTGACGATGGGGGCGGGGATGCCCTCGCGGGCGATCACCGCGCCGCCCGCGTCGAACAGCGCGCCGGCGAAGGCCTTCGCCCACAGCAGCTCGACCACGAGGATCGCGGCGGAGGATCCCGGCGGCACCTCGGCGGCGAGCGCCTCGATGTCTTCGAGGCCGGCGAGGCCGGCGAGGTCGAGCGCCGGCACTCCGGCGTCATCGGTCGTGTCGGAGAGCTCCACCACGGTGAGCTCGCCGTCGGGCGAACGGGTCGCGTAGACCAGGTCGAGCACGTTCACGGTGCCGGCGGCGACGAGGTCGTCGATCGCCTGCAGGACTCCGGGGCCGGGCTTGTCACCGTCGAACGCGATCGCGTAGAACTCGATCGGGCCGTAATCGAAAGTCGTCATGACGTCATCCTCCTCCTGCGGGCCTCAGCCCGCGAGTGCCTTCGCCTTGAGTGAATCGAACTCGGACTGCGAGATCGCTCCGGAGTCGAGCAGCGACTTCGCCTTCGCGATGTCGTCGGCGGCGCTGGAGCCACCGGCGGTCGCGCGGATGTAGGCATCCTGCTGCGAGCGAAGCTCCTGTGCCTGGGCGATCGAGCGCTCCGTCATGCCGCGGCCGCGCGCGATGAGGTAGATCAGCGCGGTCAGGAACGGCACGAAGATCAGGAAGATGATCCAGACGGCCTTCCACCACCCGCTGAGGGTGTGGTCGCGGAAGAGATCGCCAAGGATCGAGAACAGCACCATCAGGTACGCCACGAACACGAAGACCCAGAAGAACCAGAGAACCAGGCTCCAGAGATCCATTTGCACAGCCAATCGTCGATGGGCGAGCCTCGCGCTCGCCGCACTCCGAAAACTACGTTCGCGTGAGGGGTGGGGCGTCACCCGCGCGGGGTGAGAAGTCAGAGCGCTTCGCGTGCCGGGACCGGGTTGACCGAGACGACCTCGATGTGGAGCTGGTCCAGCATCTCGAGCAGGCCGATCAGCCGCGCCTGGTCGGGGATCGTGCCGACGAGGCGCGTGCATCCGTCGGGCGCGTCGACGACGGCGAAATCGTCGAGGGCGGCCACGAGTTCGGGGCCCAGCTTGCCCCGGACGACGATCTCCACCACCTGCGATCCGTGCATCGGGCCTCCTGGTGGACGGGGCGTGAGCCACGGGGTCGTCGTGATGCGTGTCATTGTCCGGTCTGTCCGGTCGCGCCTACGTCACCCGTGTGGGATGATTCCCACGAGCTCACGCGCCCACTCGCCAGGGGAGGCACGCTCGTGAACGAAGTACGTCGAATCCCAGCGCACGCCGTCGATCGGCCTGCACTGCGAAGGCAGCTCGACGCTGGGGTGAATGCGCCGCTGTCTCTCATCGTCGCGCCCGCGGGCGCCGGCAAGACGGTCCTTCTGTCGCAGTGGGCGCACTCGCGCCCAGACGTCGCAGTGGCCTGGTTCGACATCACCGCCGCCGACAACGCGCCCGCCGGTTTCGCGCGCCGTCTCATCGCCGGCGTGACCGCCGTGGTGCCGCGCCTGACCGTTCCGGCTGCGCCGGTCGAGGCATCCGAGGACCGTCTGGGTGAGGCCTTCCTCGAGGATTTCACCGGTTCGCTGGCGGAAGCGGGCGACATCGTGCTCGTCTTCGACGACCTCGATCGGCTCTCGGGCACCGCGGTTCTCGCCGACCTGTGGCGCATGGTCGACCTCCTGCCGCCGAACGCGCACGCCGTCTTCGCCTCACGCGTCGACCTGCAGCTCGGCTGGAGCCGGCATCGGCTGGAGCACGGGCTCGTCGAGATCCGCCAGCGTCAGCTCGCCTTCGATGATGCGACCACGGCCCGCGTGCTCTCGCGCATCGCCGGCAAGCCGGTGTCGGACGAAGCGGTCGCCGCGGTCACCGCGCGCACCGAAGGGTGGGCGGTCGGCGTGCAGATGACGGCGCTCAGCCTGCGGTTCTCCGACGATCCCGACCGAGTGGTCGACGCGCTCGCCGACACCGACCGGCTCGTGGTCGACTACCTCAGCGAAGAGGTGCTCGACGCCATCGAGCCCGCGCGACGCGACGCGCTCATGCGGATCGCCGTCGTCGACGAGGTGAGCGCCGGCCTCGCGCAGGCCCTCGCCGAGGTGGACGGGGCGCGCTTCCTCGCCGATCTCGAACGCGACTCCATGTTCATCGTGCCGGTGGCGGGTCGGGCCGGCTGGTACCGGTTCCACCGGCTCTTCCGCGACCTTCTCCTCTATCGCCTGCGCGCGCAGGACGGAAGCGCCGAGGCCGGACTGCAGGAGGCCGCTGCCGACTGGTATCTCGGCGAGGGCGGCAACGAGGTCGCGATCGAATACCTCCTGCGCGCGCGGCGCTGGGATCGCGTGCTCGACCGGGTGCTCGCCACGGGGCGGGACGTCTTCGAGGACGTCCGCACGGCGACGGTGTCGAGCTGGCTGCGGCGGGTGCCCGCCGACGTCCGCGCCGACCACATCGACGCCGAGCTGCTGTTCGCGATCTCCGAGGGCATGAGCGGGCGCGGGCTCGTCGCGGTCGACGCCATGCGGAGTCTGCTGGCGACCGAGGATCTCACCACCGGTCAGCGCCAGGTCGCTCTCGCCTACCTCGCCGCCGGGGTGCAGTTCCACCCGCACGCCGAGCTCTTCGTCGACGCGGCCCGCGAGGCGCTCGCGCTCCTCGACGGCGACCCCGAGGCTCCGCTTCCCGATCTGCTCGGCCTCACCACGCGGCCGCTCCTCCGGTTCATCGCCCAGGCTTCGCTCGGACGCGCCCACCTGTTCCTGGGCGAGCTCGGACCGGCGCGGCGCACGCTCGAGGACGCCGTCGACACCGTCGGGTACGCCTACGCGCCCTACCGCGTGCACCTGCTCGGCACGCTCGCGCTGGTCAACGCCGTCGAGGGCAACCTCGTCCTGGCGGCGGAGCAGTCCGACGAGGCGCTGGCCACCGCCCGCGAGTTCGGACTGCTGGCCCATCCGGCGCCGGCCGACGCGTACATCGCGCGCGCGATCATCGCGATCCAGCGGGGCGAGCCCGACGTCGGAGCCCTCGCGCTCGCCGAGGGCGGCATCCGCGCGGCCGCCAATCAACGCACACAGCTGATGTGGGTGGCCCACGTCGTGAGCATGCTCATCGACCCGTCCAGCGAGCAGCTGGCGGGAACCGAGCCGCCGGGACCGCCCTCGTCGCTCGTGCGCCAGGTGCTGATCGGCGTGGCGATGCGCCGTGCCCGCATGCAGGGCGTGGCGACGGCTCCGCCGAGCCCGGTTCCGGCGTGGTCGGCCGTCGCGTTCGAGGAGATCGCCGGGCTGCTCGCGGAGGGGCAGTCGGGCGCCGCGCACGGGCGCCTCGCGCAGCTGCGCTTCGAGCCCGACGCGCGGGCTCCGCTCTCGGCCGTCGAGTTCGAGCTGCTGCAGGCGTGGACGCGGGCTCTCGAGGGTCGCCGTCCGCAGGCGCGCGAGCGCCTGTCGGCGGCGATCGCCGTGGCTGAGCGGGAGTGGCTCGTCGACCCGTTCATCCGGGTCGGGCCGCCGGTGGCCGAACTGCTCGAGGAGCTGTTCCCCGCCAAGACCGACTTCCTGCGCACGGTCATCGCGCGTGCGCGCACGATGAGCGGCGGCGGCCGGCGTGCGCTGGCCGATGACCTCACCCCCCGCGAGCTGGAGCTGCTCGCGTTCCTCCCGAGCCGGCTCACGATCGCCGACATCGCCGCGCGCTGCTTCGTGTCGACGAACACGATCAAGACGCACCTCGGGCACATCTACCGCAAGCTCGGGGTGTCGGGACGGGATGCCGCGATCGAGCGCGCCGTCGACCTCGGCCTGATCGACGCCCGTGAGATCGCCCGCGTGGGATGACGACGACGCCGGGGTGCGCCGCCATGATGTGCGCATGGACGCGAACCCCCCGGGCGCGGTCGACCCCGTCGACGAGGCGCATCACCACGACGACCCGGCGCTGATCGACGTGATGGCCGCGCCGGAGCGCCCCAAGCGGTTCGCCGGCGTGCTGGCCGCGCTCGACCGGCCCCTCGTGCTCGGATTCGTCACGACCCTGGGCGTGCTCGGCGCGCTGGTGCTCGGCAGCGCGCTGGGCTCGATCTCGACGATCCTCGTCTACATCGTGCTGGCGATGTTCCTCGCCCTCGGGCTCGACCCGATCGTGCGGATGCTTGAACGGCACCGGGTGAAGCGCGGTGGGGCGATCGCCATCGTCTTCGGCGCCTTCGCCCTCCTGTTCGCCGCGTTCCTCATCTGGGTGCTTCCCCCGGTCGTCGCGCAGATCGGCGAGTTCATCGTCGCGATTCCCGCCACGATCGCCGGTGTGCCGGAGACGGCCTGGTTCCAGTCGCTGGATGGCGACGTGCAGGTGGCGATCCTCGCCGCCCTCGAAGAGCTCGCGCAGTGGGTGTCCAGTCCCTCGACCCTCGGTGCTCTGGGCGGCGGCCTCCTCGCGGTGGGTGTGGCGTTCGTGAGCGGGATCTCGGCGTCGTTCATCGTCGTCGCCCTCACCCTCTACTTCCTGTCGTCGCTCTCGTCGATGAAGAAGGCGTTCTATGCGCTGGCGCCCGCGCGCAACCGCGCGCGCCTCGAGAACCTCACCGAGCGCATCACCGCGTCGGTGGGCGGGGCGCTGATCGGGTCGGTGACGCTCTCGTCGCTCAACGCGGCCGTCGTGTTCCTGCTTCACATCCTCATCGACTTGCCGTTCCCGGCGCTCATGGCCGTCATCGCGTTCGTGATCACGCTCATCCCGCTGTTCGGCTCGGTGATCTTCCTCGTGCTCGGCACCGGTGTGGCGCTCTTCACGAGCCCGACGCAGGCGCTCATCTTCTTCGTCGCGTACCTGGTCTACATCCAGCTCGAGTCGTATGTGATCAGCCCCCGGGTCATGAACAAGGCCATCGCGATCCCGGCGGCGCTCGTGCTGATCGGAGCCATGGTCGGCGGCGCGCTGATGGGCGTGATCGGCGTGCTGGTCGCGCTGCCCGTCATGGCGTCGATCCTGCTCATCATCCGCGAGGTCGTCGTGCCGAAGCAGGACCTCAAGGTCTGACGGCCGGCCGGCGGCCGGGTCGTGTCCTGCTCGGTGCTCGCCCGGCCCCGGCCTGCTCGGGCCCGGCCCCCTCGCGCCCGGCCCACTCGCGCCCGAGGCATGTCACGCGAACGGTGGGTGCATGCGATGCGAAGCCGCCGATCGAGTGACATCGAGTGTGGGCATGTCACGCGAACGGCGGGTGCATGCGATGCGAAGCCGCCGACCGTGTGACATCGCTGCGGGTCGGGGCGGGTTCCTCCACAGCAGCGGTGATGGCACGGCGTTCCACCGAAGACGATTGCGCCGCCCCGCCAGGACGGAGATCGCGGCTCTATCGGTGTGTGAGCAGACCAGAACCACTTCCCCCCGGTCTGGACGATGCGTTCGCCGTTCGTGAAGCCCGCGTCCTGGGAGTCTCGCGCTCGCGACTGCGAGCACTCGATCTTCGGATGCCGACGCACGGCGTCCGTGCGGTCGTGGCTCCGACAGAAGATCCGACCGATCCCCGGCGCGAGGATCGGTGCGGGGCCGAGATGCGGGTGCGGGCGCACGAGACTGCCCCCGCACTACTGCCCTCGCAGTTCTTCAGCCACGAGACGAGCCTCGTCCTCGCCGGGTGTCCTCTTCCTCGATGGCCCTACCAGCCGCGGCTCCACGTGTCGGCTCATCGACCCGCCGGGTCGCCGCGGCGGAAGGAATGGACCGGCCACCGGCTGCAGGCGCGACCGTCGGCGGTGCGGATGGTCGGCGGCGTCCCCGCGGAGAGTCCCGTCCGCGCGTGGCGACAGGCTGCCGCGCACTGGGGGTTGGATGACCTCATCGCCGCCGCGGAGTTCCTCGTTCATCCGCGCCGCGGGCTGGCGACGATCGAGGAACTGGCCGCCGAGGTCGAGGCGATGGGCGACGTCGGCGGCGGCCTGCTCACGCAGAGCCTTGCGCTCGTCAGGGTCGGCTCCGAGTCGCCGGAAGAGACAGCCCTTCGCCTCCTCCTCATCCGCGCAGGGCTTCCCGAACCGGCGATCAACGTCGACCTCCGCGCCTCATCAGGGCGTTTCATCGCGCGACTGGACCTCGCCTACGTCGAGTACCGAGTCGCGATCGAGTACGACGGGAGGATCCACGCGGAGAACGATCGGCAGTTCCGGCGCGACGCGGACCGCTGGGACGACATCCGCGCCGCGGGCTGGCAGCACGTCCGCATCCTGTCCCACCACGTGCGGCCGGATCCTCGGGTAGCGGTGCGAAAGGTCATGACCGCCCTCGGCGCGGCCGGCTGGCCGGGCAGCGGCATCCGCCCGCTGGGTCATGTCACACGGTAGGCGGCTCTCCGACGGGCTGGGCGGCCGTTTGTGTGACACGACAGGGGGCATGTCACAGGATCGGCGGGTCCTCGACCGGTAAGCCGACCGTTCGTGTGACACGGCCCGGTGACACGGCCCGGTGACACGGCCCGGTGATACGACCGGGGTGACACGCCGGGGTTCCCCGGCGGTCAGTTCAGCGCGGAGGTGAGGCGGGCGAGACCGTCGAGGAACGTCGCCTTGCCGGGCTGGTTGTTCCACTCCTCGAGAGTGAGCTCGCGGCCGGCGTCGCGGTACGCCTGCTCGACCTCGCGCATCCCTGCGACGAACGACTCGCCGCGCACCAGGAGGGACACCTCCATGTTGAGGCTGAACGAGCGGATGTCCATGTTGCTCGACCCGATGACGGCGATGTCGTCGTCGATCGAGAAGTGCTTGGAGTGCAGGATGAACGGCGCGGGGTAGAGGAAGATCCGCACACCTGCCTCGAGCAGGGCCGAGTAGTAGGACCGCTGCGCGTGGTACACCAGCCCCTGGTCCCCGATCTCCGACACGAACAGCTGCACCTCGAGACCGCGCTGGCACGCCGTCGTGATGGCGTAGACCATCGCCTCGTCGGGGACGAAGTAGGGGCTGGTCAGGATGACCTTCTCGGTCGCCCCGTAGATGAGCGACAGGAAAAGCCGCAGATTGTTCTCGGTCGCGTATCCGGGCCCGCTCGGCACGACCTGGCACAGCAGCGCGTCGGGGGACGACGATCGCTCCAGAGCCGTCGCGGGCACATGCTCGGTCGCGGTGAGCTCCTCACCGGTCTCGATCAGCCAGTCCGACAGGAACACGACGTTCACCGCCGCGACGACCGGGCCGGTGAGGCGGGTCATGAGCTCCTGCCACTTGAGGCCGCGCTTGAGGTTCTTGGGGGAGTCGTAGCTGCGGTCGATGAGGTTCTGCGATCCCATGAAGCCGATGCGGCCGTCGACGACGACGATCTTGCGGTGGTTGCGCAGGTCGGGCCGCTGGTACTTGCCCTTGAGGGGCATCACGGGCAGCATCCACGCCCACTTCACGCCGATGCGGTCGAGTTCGGCGAGAGTCGCCTTGCAGTTGCCCAGGCGGCGCGTCGCGACGTAGTCGGCGAGCAGACGCACGGTGACGCCCCGGGCGACGGCGCGCTCCATCGCGGCGAAGAATCCGCGCGTGGTGTCGTCCCACGCGACGATGAAGAACTCGACGTGCACGAAGTGCTCCGCGGTGTCGATGGCCTCGGCCATCGCGTCGATCGATCCTTGGTAGTCGGGGTAGAGGGATGCCTCGTTCCCCTCGCTGGCGGGAAGCGCCGTCAGGTTCTCGTTCTGCTCGACCACGCGCTGGAACCAGCGCGGCCAGTCGGGCTCCTCGGTGCTCAGCCGGTCGCGGTCGACGCCGCTGCGGATGAGGCCGTCGATGCGCGTCTGCTCGGCGCGGCGCTTCTCGGGCAGGCGGAAGCTGCCGATGAGGAGGAACAGCAGGATGCCGATGAACGGCAGCAGGAAGATCAGCAGCAGCCACGCCATCGCCGCCGTGGGCTTGCGGCCCCGCGGGATCACCATCAGGGCGATGAGGTCGATGACGATGACGACGACGACCACGATCGGCCATACGGGTCCCGCGTCGAGCATGCTGAACATTCGGTTCCTCTTTCAGGCGGGAGTGACTCGGTTGACGGAGACGACTTCGATGTCGAGGTCGTCCAGGACGCCGAGCAGGCCTCGCAGCTCGGAGCGGTCCTCGAGAAGTCCCGTGATGCTCGTTGTCCCGTCGTCCCGGTCCGCCACATCGTAGCGATCGAGCGCGCAGGCGAGAGTCGGCCCGAGATGGCCGGTGATGACGACTTCGACAACGTGCGAGGACACGGCATCCTTCCTGCGCCACGGAGGGGAATCGGACTCTGCCAGGTTGGGGCAGAGAGCGGCCCGGTGCCGTCACCCGCGGGGGATGATTCCGTTCAGATCCCGTTCACGCGGCGCGCCGCAGTGTGCGACCGGATGCCGCGATGCCCGGTCACTTCGGACCACCGCCGGGCTCGATGCGCAGCACGCCCGGCGCCTCGCCCACGGCGAGGTCGTCGATCACGCGCACGGTGCGGGCGAGGTCGTCGACCGACCGGATGACGGTGCCGAAGCGCTCGCGGTCGGAGCACACCGCCGTCACCGTGACGAAGTGCGTGCCGGTGTCCCACGTGTAGGTGGCGAACGGCGGAGTGCGCTGGTCGGCGGGCAGCGACATCTCGAGCTTCTCTCCCACGCCCAGGTAGGGGCTGCGGAAGCTCTCGGTGTCGTCGTACTCCATCGGCATCATGGCGCGGGCGGCGCGCAGCTGGGTTGTCGCCTCCCGCACCTGCGCCATCACGACCACGAGCTCGGCATCCGCCTTCCACACCCACACCAGCACGCGGCCGGCCGCGCGGCGCATGAGGAACGGTGCGGCCTGGCTCATCGCCCACGCGGCGACCCCGCTGCCGGGCCGCTCGGCGGATCCCATCGCGGTGTTCGCCTGGGAGAGCAGCATCCGGATCGCAGCTTTCCTGTGGCGGCGGCCCGTGAAGCCGAGGGACTCGGTGACCGGCACCCAGAGGGTGGTGTCGGCGTCCGCCTGAAGTCGGGGCATGCCTCCAGCGTACGGGGGTGTCGGAGGGCCCTCGGGTACAGTGGAAGGCGCGCGCACCCATCTCTTCCGCCGCGCGTCCGCCGCACAGACAGGCCCCCGATCCCCGTGACCGAGTCCGCGACGCCCCACGACCATTCCGCCGAGGCGCGGCCCGACGCTCCGAAGGCTCCCCTGAAGATCCTGATCGGCGCGGACACCTTCCTCCCGCACGTGAACGGGGCGGCCCGCTTCGCCGAGCGCCTCGCCGCAGGGCTCGTCGCCCGCGGTCACGAGGTGCACGTGATGGCGCCGAGCGCGACCCACCGCACGCACGGCCGGTTCACCGAAGTGATCGAGGGGCAGCCGATGACGATGCACCGCATCCCGTCATGGCGCTGGTACCCGCACGACTGGCTGACCTTCGTCATGCCGTTCCGGTCCAAGTACTACTCGCGGCGGGTCCTCGCCGAGGTGCAGCCCGACATCGTCCACATCCAGTCGCACATCGTCATCGGACGCGGCCTGTCGCGCATCGCCACGCAGCGCGGCATCCCGATCGTGGCGACCAACCACGTGATGGCCGAGAACGTCCTCGACTTCACCGTGCTGCCTGCCTCGTGGACCCGGTACGCGATCAAGCTCGCGTGGGAGGACGCCAAGCGCACCTTCGACCTGACCCGTGCCGTGAC
This window of the Microbacterium sp. SSM24 genome carries:
- a CDS encoding LuxR C-terminal-related transcriptional regulator, which gives rise to MNAPLSLIVAPAGAGKTVLLSQWAHSRPDVAVAWFDITAADNAPAGFARRLIAGVTAVVPRLTVPAAPVEASEDRLGEAFLEDFTGSLAEAGDIVLVFDDLDRLSGTAVLADLWRMVDLLPPNAHAVFASRVDLQLGWSRHRLEHGLVEIRQRQLAFDDATTARVLSRIAGKPVSDEAVAAVTARTEGWAVGVQMTALSLRFSDDPDRVVDALADTDRLVVDYLSEEVLDAIEPARRDALMRIAVVDEVSAGLAQALAEVDGARFLADLERDSMFIVPVAGRAGWYRFHRLFRDLLLYRLRAQDGSAEAGLQEAAADWYLGEGGNEVAIEYLLRARRWDRVLDRVLATGRDVFEDVRTATVSSWLRRVPADVRADHIDAELLFAISEGMSGRGLVAVDAMRSLLATEDLTTGQRQVALAYLAAGVQFHPHAELFVDAAREALALLDGDPEAPLPDLLGLTTRPLLRFIAQASLGRAHLFLGELGPARRTLEDAVDTVGYAYAPYRVHLLGTLALVNAVEGNLVLAAEQSDEALATAREFGLLAHPAPADAYIARAIIAIQRGEPDVGALALAEGGIRAAANQRTQLMWVAHVVSMLIDPSSEQLAGTEPPGPPSSLVRQVLIGVAMRRARMQGVATAPPSPVPAWSAVAFEEIAGLLAEGQSGAAHGRLAQLRFEPDARAPLSAVEFELLQAWTRALEGRRPQARERLSAAIAVAEREWLVDPFIRVGPPVAELLEELFPAKTDFLRTVIARARTMSGGGRRALADDLTPRELELLAFLPSRLTIADIAARCFVSTNTIKTHLGHIYRKLGVSGRDAAIERAVDLGLIDAREIARVG
- a CDS encoding AI-2E family transporter — its product is MDANPPGAVDPVDEAHHHDDPALIDVMAAPERPKRFAGVLAALDRPLVLGFVTTLGVLGALVLGSALGSISTILVYIVLAMFLALGLDPIVRMLERHRVKRGGAIAIVFGAFALLFAAFLIWVLPPVVAQIGEFIVAIPATIAGVPETAWFQSLDGDVQVAILAALEELAQWVSSPSTLGALGGGLLAVGVAFVSGISASFIVVALTLYFLSSLSSMKKAFYALAPARNRARLENLTERITASVGGALIGSVTLSSLNAAVVFLLHILIDLPFPALMAVIAFVITLIPLFGSVIFLVLGTGVALFTSPTQALIFFVAYLVYIQLESYVISPRVMNKAIAIPAALVLIGAMVGGALMGVIGVLVALPVMASILLIIREVVVPKQDLKV
- a CDS encoding DUF6325 family protein; its protein translation is MTTFDYGPIEFYAIAFDGDKPGPGVLQAIDDLVAAGTVNVLDLVYATRSPDGELTVVELSDTTDDAGVPALDLAGLAGLEDIEALAAEVPPGSSAAILVVELLWAKAFAGALFDAGGAVIAREGIPAPIVNAFLAENVE
- a CDS encoding SHOCT domain-containing protein, producing the protein MMRRVGRPGLVGMAARTAVVAGTATAVSGSVARHQQNKANEQYQQDAYAAQQQQAAMDAAAAQAVANAQAAAPAPAAPAAGDDMMAKLQQLAALHAQGILSDEEFAAAKAKLLS
- a CDS encoding SHOCT domain-containing protein — translated: MDLWSLVLWFFWVFVFVAYLMVLFSILGDLFRDHTLSGWWKAVWIIFLIFVPFLTALIYLIARGRGMTERSIAQAQELRSQQDAYIRATAGGSSAADDIAKAKSLLDSGAISQSEFDSLKAKALAG
- a CDS encoding endonuclease domain-containing protein, with translation MVGGVPAESPVRAWRQAAAHWGLDDLIAAAEFLVHPRRGLATIEELAAEVEAMGDVGGGLLTQSLALVRVGSESPEETALRLLLIRAGLPEPAINVDLRASSGRFIARLDLAYVEYRVAIEYDGRIHAENDRQFRRDADRWDDIRAAGWQHVRILSHHVRPDPRVAVRKVMTALGAAGWPGSGIRPLGHVTR
- the cls gene encoding cardiolipin synthase; this translates as MLDAGPVWPIVVVVVIVIDLIALMVIPRGRKPTAAMAWLLLIFLLPFIGILLFLLIGSFRLPEKRRAEQTRIDGLIRSGVDRDRLSTEEPDWPRWFQRVVEQNENLTALPASEGNEASLYPDYQGSIDAMAEAIDTAEHFVHVEFFIVAWDDTTRGFFAAMERAVARGVTVRLLADYVATRRLGNCKATLAELDRIGVKWAWMLPVMPLKGKYQRPDLRNHRKIVVVDGRIGFMGSQNLIDRSYDSPKNLKRGLKWQELMTRLTGPVVAAVNVVFLSDWLIETGEELTATEHVPATALERSSSPDALLCQVVPSGPGYATENNLRLFLSLIYGATEKVILTSPYFVPDEAMVYAITTACQRGLEVQLFVSEIGDQGLVYHAQRSYYSALLEAGVRIFLYPAPFILHSKHFSIDDDIAVIGSSNMDIRSFSLNMEVSLLVRGESFVAGMREVEQAYRDAGRELTLEEWNNQPGKATFLDGLARLTSALN